A region of Pyxidicoccus parkwaysis DNA encodes the following proteins:
- a CDS encoding carboxypeptidase regulatory-like domain-containing protein — protein MSGLLFVAALVLGVWALFHSGPGGGTAVTTRVDRTTVTARTSRASSTGNAPPRPSAGMRIRGTVVDTLGAPVAGARVSASLPEPGQTLSELPCPEGTRASYEDARDPSTQGRKLPSCILFATGLVQELVGAREGEVPVYAETTAGADGAFLLEALPEGPLTLWAFGERNAVLRAGIPAGSEGVELVLETGFAKEGRVIGEGSPIAGATVTVFSPSQSRFFDTTTGADGSFRVGPLPMDNYFAFVAKDGWFPEVVQLLEEKQEVTLHRPGRLSGRVLSGGVPVPGIEVRVEPGELIPGDNARRVTTDGEGRFNLTLPEGRYTLITSRDGRYALSRLEVGTTTPEVVLELGSALHAAGTVSDDSGRPVAGAVVKAGSSKTYGLILRAVTGTDGRYRLGPVEPDFWSFIVEAPGYLDLGAEVHPVGTDPRPVDFTLTRAASVTGRVSDAEGRPLPGIQLIFVRPGPADAPENTEPQESTWTDAEGRFVLDAQEPGDYRIDVLGAPYVDASFPVRAPARDVHLTLHAGASVEGTVVDAHGLLLGGFLVELQAPEAQAELERGRLAFTDERGHFLLQGVKPGRYVLVAGQERDDVTRRVWREVELHEGERLQVELRLEPERTLSGIVVDEAGQPLKYAFVRALLPDDEDQPAWKREARYSHHGPPAGVATEPDGRFTLRGLTEATYDVSAFKPGYRSTEGRNRDSQRIGAGTTEVRFVLRREPHITGRLVDPEGAPVRGFRVNGIPHEDPNGAFSLPAGQVKETLVFEADGLATLVQRVQAHEGGADVDLGVLRMKRGRTLRGRVVDAETSEPIPHISFFLRARESLSNGQHVADTERDGTFELTHVDLEDSTLSAEHLYYLTQQLTPGPEQEELTVRMQPGPQVEVTVRDREGRPRTARVYFHADFHADSSWINPGMGVAYKGQLLHRGQKPGPHTVWLEPESDRERDFPVFLPQRVVVPATGRVQLHFEEQSGGATVTLRVPDGTGSNVMLLPGTAPAPSRLENVRSLTAQSLPARRTRATATFEHVPAGPATILYFHPGDSYRFHREELDVPPSGTLSRELTPVWQAFARGTD, from the coding sequence ATGTCGGGCCTGCTTTTCGTCGCGGCACTCGTGCTCGGAGTCTGGGCGCTGTTTCACTCGGGCCCGGGTGGTGGCACGGCGGTGACGACGCGGGTGGACCGCACCACGGTGACAGCTCGCACGTCCCGCGCGTCCTCCACTGGCAACGCGCCTCCGCGTCCCAGCGCGGGCATGCGCATCCGCGGCACCGTGGTGGACACGCTCGGTGCCCCCGTGGCTGGAGCGCGTGTCTCCGCCTCGTTGCCGGAGCCCGGACAGACACTGTCCGAGCTGCCGTGCCCGGAAGGCACGCGGGCCTCCTACGAAGACGCGAGGGACCCGAGCACGCAGGGCCGGAAGCTCCCCTCGTGCATCCTGTTCGCGACCGGGCTCGTCCAGGAGCTCGTCGGCGCGCGCGAAGGCGAGGTCCCCGTCTACGCCGAAACCACCGCCGGCGCGGATGGAGCGTTCCTGCTCGAGGCGCTGCCCGAGGGCCCGCTGACGCTCTGGGCCTTCGGTGAGCGGAATGCGGTGCTACGCGCCGGAATCCCCGCTGGCTCCGAGGGCGTGGAGTTGGTGCTGGAAACGGGCTTCGCGAAGGAGGGCCGCGTCATCGGCGAGGGCTCACCCATCGCAGGCGCCACGGTGACGGTGTTCAGTCCGTCGCAGAGCCGCTTCTTCGACACCACCACCGGCGCGGACGGGAGTTTCCGCGTGGGCCCGTTGCCGATGGACAACTACTTCGCCTTCGTCGCGAAGGACGGCTGGTTCCCGGAGGTCGTCCAACTCCTGGAGGAGAAGCAGGAGGTGACGCTCCACCGCCCGGGCCGGCTCTCCGGCCGCGTGCTCTCCGGCGGCGTCCCCGTGCCAGGCATCGAGGTGCGCGTGGAACCCGGTGAGCTCATTCCCGGAGACAACGCACGGCGTGTCACCACGGACGGAGAAGGCCGCTTCAACCTCACGCTCCCCGAAGGCCGCTATACGCTCATCACCTCTCGCGATGGGCGCTACGCGCTCTCCCGGCTGGAGGTGGGCACAACGACGCCGGAGGTGGTGCTGGAGCTGGGCAGCGCCCTCCACGCCGCGGGCACCGTGTCCGACGACTCGGGGCGGCCGGTGGCGGGGGCCGTCGTGAAGGCTGGGTCGTCGAAGACGTATGGCCTGATTCTGAGAGCCGTCACCGGCACGGATGGACGCTACCGCCTGGGCCCGGTGGAACCCGACTTCTGGAGCTTCATCGTGGAGGCGCCCGGGTACCTCGACCTGGGAGCCGAGGTGCATCCGGTGGGCACGGACCCGAGGCCGGTGGACTTCACGCTCACCCGTGCGGCCTCCGTCACCGGACGCGTCTCGGACGCGGAGGGCCGTCCGCTGCCGGGCATCCAGCTCATCTTCGTCCGCCCCGGCCCCGCCGATGCGCCAGAGAACACCGAGCCACAGGAGAGCACCTGGACGGACGCGGAAGGGCGCTTCGTGCTCGACGCGCAGGAGCCCGGGGACTACCGCATCGACGTGTTGGGTGCGCCCTATGTGGATGCGTCCTTCCCGGTGCGCGCGCCCGCCCGGGACGTCCACCTCACGCTGCACGCGGGCGCGTCGGTGGAGGGGACGGTGGTGGATGCACACGGCCTGCTCCTGGGCGGTTTCCTCGTGGAGTTGCAGGCCCCGGAGGCCCAGGCGGAGCTCGAGCGCGGCCGGCTCGCCTTCACCGACGAGCGGGGACACTTCCTGCTCCAGGGCGTGAAGCCCGGCCGCTATGTGCTGGTGGCCGGCCAGGAGCGCGACGACGTCACCCGCCGGGTCTGGCGCGAGGTGGAGCTGCACGAAGGCGAGCGGTTGCAGGTGGAATTGAGGCTGGAGCCGGAGCGCACCCTGTCCGGCATCGTGGTGGACGAAGCGGGCCAGCCCCTGAAGTACGCGTTCGTCCGGGCCCTGCTTCCCGACGACGAGGACCAGCCTGCCTGGAAGCGGGAAGCGCGCTACAGCCACCATGGTCCGCCCGCGGGCGTCGCGACGGAGCCGGATGGGCGCTTCACCCTGCGCGGCCTGACAGAGGCCACCTACGACGTCAGCGCCTTCAAACCGGGCTACCGGAGCACGGAAGGAAGGAACCGCGACTCGCAGCGCATCGGCGCGGGCACGACCGAGGTGCGCTTCGTCCTGAGACGCGAGCCCCACATCACCGGCCGACTCGTGGACCCCGAGGGCGCGCCCGTGCGCGGCTTCCGCGTGAATGGTATTCCGCATGAGGACCCGAATGGCGCCTTCTCACTGCCCGCCGGGCAGGTGAAGGAGACACTCGTCTTCGAAGCCGACGGACTGGCCACGCTGGTGCAACGTGTGCAAGCGCACGAGGGAGGGGCGGACGTGGACCTGGGCGTGCTGCGGATGAAGCGCGGCCGCACGCTCCGCGGCCGCGTGGTGGACGCCGAGACCTCCGAGCCCATCCCGCACATCTCGTTCTTCCTCAGAGCCCGTGAGTCCCTCTCGAACGGGCAGCACGTGGCGGACACGGAAAGGGATGGAACCTTCGAGCTGACCCACGTGGACCTGGAGGACTCCACCCTCTCCGCGGAGCACCTGTACTACCTGACGCAGCAGCTCACCCCGGGCCCCGAGCAGGAGGAACTGACCGTCCGCATGCAGCCGGGTCCCCAGGTGGAGGTGACGGTGAGGGACCGCGAGGGCCGTCCCCGCACCGCGCGCGTGTACTTCCACGCGGACTTCCACGCGGACTCGAGCTGGATCAACCCGGGAATGGGAGTCGCCTACAAGGGCCAGCTCCTCCATCGCGGGCAGAAGCCAGGCCCGCACACCGTGTGGCTGGAACCCGAGAGCGACAGGGAGCGCGACTTCCCTGTCTTCTTACCCCAGCGCGTGGTGGTGCCCGCCACGGGCCGGGTCCAGCTCCACTTCGAGGAGCAGTCGGGCGGCGCCACGGTGACGCTGCGTGTGCCGGACGGCACCGGCTCGAATGTCATGCTGCTGCCCGGCACCGCGCCTGCGCCCTCGCGACTCGAGAACGTGCGCAGCCTCACCGCGCAGTCCCTGCCGGCACGGCGGACCCGAGCCACGGCCACCTTCGAGCACGTGCCCGCGGGCCCGGCCACCATCCTCTACTTCCACCCGGGAGACTCCTACAGGTTCCACCGCGAGGAGCTGGACGTTCCTCCCAGCGGCACGCTGTCCCGCGAGCTGACTCCGGTGTGGCAGGCGTTCGCGCGCGGGACGGATTAG
- a CDS encoding carboxypeptidase regulatory-like domain-containing protein, producing MSTRRWMSGLLFIAALLLGAWALLHSGMSGGTAATTQVDRTASTTRAPRASNVNATPRPNAGLRIRGTVVDMHGAPAAGVQVSASQPEPGQSLSELPCPEELAASLGDASRLPHRDFTLFDCALKIPELVEELVGAREGEALIYAETTTGADGTFLLEALPEGPLTLWALGEHGAVLRPGIPAGTEDVQLVLEAGRILVGTVVGEGAPVPGATVTVFSKRDTRYFDTTTGSDGRFRIGPLPGRVQFAVAMKDGWLPTLDYIEAQQQELKLHRAGRLSGQVLSGGAPVPGTRVRVAPGNVIPGDSARGITTDSQGRFSLVLPVGSHSLSASHEERFALAHVTVDSTPANVVLALGSALHVEGTVSDDSRRPVAGARLTLMQTKAESTSLHAVTGSDGRYRAGPVEPGVWLFDVSAPGYLVSQASGEHRLDAPPSPVDITLLRAASVTGLVTDAAGQPLPDIQLVLIRPGPPGAPDDSDTVDSAETDAEGRFILDAEEAGDYRIDNVNEPFLRTSFPVRAPSSGVHLTLRPGASVAGTVVDSHGLPLRDFLVELQAPEEREERLPRRYDSTDARGRFLLRGVEPGRYLLLASDNARDLTHRVWREVELRDGQLTRVELRMEPERTLSALVVDGSGQPVADVFVRAHPPQEDAPSWKVDGRNSHHGAPAGVQTGADGRVTLRGLTEATYDVRIRKPGYTLDTGRSTGGAAGGEGDVLRVGADTAEVRLVLKRKAHIVGRVVGPDGAPVRRFEVNGQQLEDVNGAFAEPLTSYSTSLVIEAEGLAPLMRGLKPLQEGADVNLGVLRMHRARTLHGRVVDAETSEPIPSAVFRASIRPENASEQPRYKYLGRGEVDGTFALHGVDSEPFDLTVSHSGHLDQQLTVSPEQEVLTVRMDRGAHVEVTVKDLEGRPLTARVVFNGDDGDFANERAEKGQLIQRGLEPGPYTVTVDPARYMDRNFPVFIPRRVVVPASGRLQLLFEPRDGGTTVKLRVPDSRRTSVALVSGSVPPLTRVQDLDRAFGQSMPGSRTGDEYTFLHVPAGRATLLVVDPEDESRVHREELDVPPSGTLAREVAPVWQTLASEAD from the coding sequence GTGAGCACGCGGCGGTGGATGTCGGGCCTGCTCTTCATCGCGGCCCTCCTGCTCGGAGCCTGGGCGCTGCTTCACTCGGGCATGAGTGGTGGCACGGCCGCGACGACGCAGGTGGACCGCACCGCCTCGACAACTCGTGCGCCCCGTGCATCCAACGTCAACGCGACTCCGCGTCCCAACGCGGGCCTGCGCATCCGCGGCACCGTGGTGGACATGCACGGCGCGCCCGCGGCCGGAGTGCAGGTCTCCGCCTCGCAGCCGGAGCCCGGGCAGTCGCTGTCCGAGCTGCCCTGCCCCGAGGAGCTGGCGGCATCCCTCGGGGACGCGAGCAGGCTGCCCCACCGTGACTTCACGCTGTTCGACTGTGCACTCAAAATCCCCGAGCTCGTCGAGGAGCTCGTCGGTGCGCGTGAGGGAGAGGCCCTCATCTACGCGGAGACCACCACGGGCGCGGACGGAACGTTCCTTCTCGAAGCACTGCCCGAGGGGCCGCTGACCCTGTGGGCCCTGGGCGAGCACGGCGCGGTGTTGCGCCCCGGCATTCCCGCCGGCACCGAGGATGTGCAGCTGGTGCTGGAAGCGGGTCGCATCCTGGTGGGCACCGTCGTCGGCGAGGGCGCGCCCGTGCCCGGCGCCACGGTGACGGTCTTCTCCAAGAGGGACACGCGCTACTTCGACACCACCACCGGCTCGGATGGACGCTTTCGCATCGGCCCCCTGCCGGGCAGAGTCCAGTTCGCCGTCGCCATGAAGGACGGGTGGCTGCCAACGCTCGACTACATCGAGGCGCAGCAGCAGGAGTTGAAGCTCCACCGTGCGGGCCGGCTCTCCGGCCAGGTGCTCTCCGGTGGCGCTCCCGTGCCTGGGACTCGGGTGCGCGTGGCTCCCGGCAACGTCATCCCCGGCGACTCCGCACGCGGCATCACCACGGACTCGCAAGGACGCTTCTCGCTCGTGCTTCCCGTGGGCTCTCATTCGCTCAGCGCGTCGCACGAGGAGCGCTTTGCGCTCGCCCACGTCACGGTGGACAGCACCCCGGCAAACGTCGTGCTGGCGCTGGGTAGCGCGCTGCATGTCGAGGGCACCGTGTCCGACGACTCGAGACGCCCGGTCGCCGGGGCCCGGCTGACGCTGATGCAAACCAAGGCAGAGAGCACATCCCTCCATGCCGTCACGGGCTCGGACGGGCGCTATCGCGCGGGCCCGGTCGAACCCGGCGTCTGGCTCTTCGATGTGAGCGCGCCCGGGTATCTCGTCTCGCAAGCGAGCGGGGAGCACAGGCTCGACGCGCCCCCGAGCCCCGTGGACATCACGTTGCTCCGCGCGGCCTCGGTCACCGGGCTCGTCACCGATGCGGCGGGCCAGCCCCTTCCGGACATCCAGCTCGTCCTCATCCGCCCCGGCCCGCCGGGTGCCCCCGACGACTCCGACACGGTGGACTCCGCCGAGACGGACGCGGAAGGGCGCTTCATCCTGGACGCGGAGGAGGCCGGGGACTACCGCATCGACAACGTGAATGAGCCCTTCCTCCGAACGTCATTCCCGGTCCGGGCTCCTTCGAGCGGCGTACACCTCACGCTGAGGCCGGGCGCTTCGGTGGCGGGGACGGTCGTGGACTCGCACGGCCTGCCGCTGCGCGACTTCTTGGTGGAGCTGCAGGCCCCGGAGGAACGCGAGGAGCGCCTCCCGAGGCGCTACGACTCCACCGACGCGCGGGGCCGCTTCCTCCTCCGGGGTGTGGAGCCCGGCCGCTACCTGCTGCTGGCCTCGGACAACGCGAGAGACCTCACCCATCGGGTCTGGCGCGAGGTGGAGCTGCGCGACGGCCAACTCACCCGGGTCGAGCTCCGGATGGAGCCGGAACGCACGCTGTCCGCCCTCGTGGTGGATGGCTCGGGTCAACCCGTCGCGGACGTCTTCGTCCGGGCGCACCCACCCCAGGAGGACGCACCCTCCTGGAAGGTGGACGGCCGCAACAGTCACCATGGCGCCCCCGCTGGCGTGCAGACGGGCGCTGATGGGCGCGTCACCCTGCGTGGGCTGACGGAGGCCACCTACGATGTCCGCATCCGGAAGCCCGGCTACACGCTCGACACCGGGCGCTCGACGGGAGGCGCCGCCGGAGGGGAAGGCGACGTGCTCCGCGTCGGCGCGGACACGGCCGAAGTCCGCCTCGTCCTGAAGCGCAAGGCCCACATCGTCGGCCGGGTGGTGGGCCCCGATGGCGCACCTGTCCGCCGCTTCGAGGTGAACGGCCAACAGCTGGAAGATGTGAATGGCGCTTTCGCCGAGCCCCTCACGTCCTACAGCACGTCTCTCGTCATCGAGGCGGAAGGCCTGGCGCCGCTGATGCGCGGGCTGAAGCCACTCCAGGAAGGCGCGGACGTGAACCTGGGCGTGCTGCGAATGCACCGGGCCCGCACGCTTCACGGACGGGTGGTGGACGCCGAGACGTCCGAGCCGATTCCCTCGGCGGTCTTCCGCGCCTCCATCCGGCCCGAGAATGCGAGCGAGCAGCCCCGCTACAAGTACCTGGGGAGAGGTGAAGTGGATGGCACCTTCGCGCTGCACGGCGTGGATTCCGAGCCCTTCGACCTCACCGTGAGCCACTCCGGCCACCTGGACCAGCAGCTCACCGTCAGCCCCGAGCAGGAGGTGCTGACCGTCCGCATGGACCGGGGCGCCCACGTGGAGGTGACGGTGAAGGACCTCGAGGGCCGCCCCCTCACCGCGCGCGTCGTCTTCAACGGAGATGACGGAGACTTCGCAAACGAGCGCGCCGAGAAGGGCCAGCTCATCCAGCGAGGCCTGGAGCCGGGCCCGTACACGGTGACGGTGGACCCCGCGAGATACATGGACCGCAACTTCCCCGTCTTCATCCCGCGGCGCGTGGTGGTGCCCGCCAGCGGTCGGCTCCAGCTCCTCTTCGAGCCGCGGGACGGCGGCACCACGGTGAAGCTGCGCGTACCGGACAGCCGCCGCACGAGCGTCGCGTTGGTTTCCGGCAGCGTGCCTCCGCTCACACGCGTTCAGGACCTCGACCGCGCCTTCGGGCAGTCCATGCCCGGCAGTCGGACCGGTGACGAGTACACCTTCCTGCACGTCCCCGCGGGCCGGGCTACCCTCCTGGTCGTCGACCCCGAAGATGAATCGCGCGTCCACCGCGAGGAGCTGGATGTTCCTCCCAGCGGCACGCTGGCCCGCGAGGTGGCACCGGTGTGGCAGACGCTCGCCAGCGAGGCCGATTAG
- a CDS encoding metallophosphoesterase family protein, producing the protein MPFKFVHAADLHLDTPFRGVAAPGPLPVRFQESTFRALTRIVDLCLRERVAFLLLAGDLFDVKDRSVRARLALRRELSRLDSAGIQSFIVHGNHDPLSGDTGTLGLPASVKVFGPDWEEAEVIREGRHLCRVQGISYPDVEVREDLSTRFRRTGDGFSVGLLHANLGGAEGHANYAPCTAAGLGSRGLDYWALGHVHTRAEHLLPGGGVAVYPGNPQGRHAHESGERGCVLVEVEDGGTRRRFVPVDGVRWHKLELPLSGVATLDALVATALEAVEARCASELDGHAVRLTLTGRGPLHRELARPGALAQVETELRERLAQVHPPVLLESLKDGTRPELDLEALHEAGGFARTLLDEARFLAESPEELARLWEQEALGSLGQRLKRLGVDVLGTPRPEWVIGAGLHGAESLHEEDAS; encoded by the coding sequence ATGCCCTTCAAGTTCGTCCACGCCGCCGACCTGCACCTGGACACGCCGTTTCGAGGAGTGGCCGCTCCCGGGCCGCTCCCCGTCCGCTTCCAGGAGTCCACCTTCCGCGCGCTCACTCGCATCGTCGACCTGTGCCTGCGAGAGCGCGTGGCCTTCCTGCTGCTCGCGGGTGACTTGTTCGACGTGAAGGACCGCTCGGTGCGCGCGCGCCTCGCCCTGCGCCGCGAGCTGTCCCGGCTGGACTCGGCGGGGATTCAGTCCTTCATCGTCCACGGCAACCATGACCCGCTGAGCGGCGACACCGGCACGCTGGGCCTGCCCGCGTCGGTGAAGGTCTTCGGCCCGGACTGGGAGGAGGCAGAAGTCATCCGCGAGGGCCGCCACCTGTGCCGCGTGCAGGGCATCTCCTATCCCGATGTGGAGGTGCGGGAGGACCTGTCCACGCGCTTCCGCCGCACCGGTGATGGCTTCAGCGTGGGCCTCTTGCACGCGAACCTCGGCGGCGCGGAGGGCCACGCCAACTACGCGCCCTGCACGGCGGCGGGCCTGGGCTCGCGCGGGCTGGACTACTGGGCGCTGGGCCATGTGCACACGCGAGCCGAGCACCTGCTCCCGGGCGGAGGCGTGGCCGTGTACCCGGGCAATCCGCAGGGCCGTCATGCGCACGAGTCCGGCGAGCGCGGCTGCGTGCTGGTGGAGGTGGAGGACGGCGGCACGCGGCGGCGCTTCGTCCCGGTGGACGGCGTGCGCTGGCACAAGCTGGAGCTGCCGCTGTCCGGTGTGGCCACGCTGGATGCGCTGGTGGCCACGGCGCTGGAGGCGGTGGAGGCCCGGTGCGCGTCGGAGCTGGACGGGCACGCGGTGCGGCTCACACTGACGGGCAGAGGTCCCCTGCACAGAGAACTGGCCCGGCCCGGCGCGCTGGCGCAGGTGGAGACGGAGCTGCGCGAGCGGCTCGCGCAGGTCCACCCGCCCGTGCTGCTGGAGTCGCTGAAGGACGGCACGCGCCCGGAGCTGGATTTGGAGGCGCTGCACGAGGCGGGCGGCTTCGCGCGCACGCTGCTGGACGAGGCGCGCTTCCTCGCTGAGAGCCCCGAGGAGCTGGCGCGGCTGTGGGAGCAGGAGGCGCTGGGCAGCCTGGGCCAGCGGCTGAAGCGACTGGGTGTGGACGTGCTGGGCACGCCGCGTCCGGAGTGGGTCATCGGCGCGGGGCTGCACGGTGCGGAGTCGCTGCACGAGGAGGACGCGTCATGA